The following coding sequences are from one Bradyrhizobium sp. 200 window:
- a CDS encoding acetyltransferase, translated as MNRPVIIIGAGGHAAVVADALMASGIEVVGFTDADPRRHGGRHVGLPVLGADEHVLSGYRQDDIMLANGIGATEFRQKVQTGYQQTGWRFMTVQHPSAIVSRRAQIGSGVQMLAGSIVQIGASIGEGSIVNTGAVIEHDCEVGSFVHAAPRALLCGEVKVGSGSHIGAGAVVKQGLRLGPHTLVGAGAVVVKDFGGHGVLVGTPARLVESAA; from the coding sequence ATGAACCGGCCGGTCATCATTATCGGAGCCGGCGGGCATGCCGCGGTCGTTGCCGACGCGCTGATGGCGTCCGGGATCGAGGTCGTCGGCTTCACGGACGCCGATCCACGCCGGCATGGCGGCCGTCATGTCGGCTTGCCGGTGCTGGGCGCGGATGAGCATGTCCTTTCGGGTTATCGGCAGGACGACATCATGCTGGCTAACGGCATCGGCGCCACCGAGTTCCGGCAGAAAGTGCAGACGGGCTACCAGCAAACGGGATGGCGCTTCATGACGGTGCAGCACCCTTCCGCGATTGTTTCGCGGAGGGCGCAAATCGGTTCGGGCGTTCAGATGCTGGCCGGCAGTATCGTCCAGATTGGCGCCAGCATTGGGGAAGGGTCGATCGTCAATACCGGCGCCGTCATCGAGCATGACTGCGAGGTTGGCAGCTTCGTCCACGCAGCGCCGCGGGCGTTGTTGTGCGGCGAGGTGAAGGTCGGTTCCGGAAGCCACATCGGGGCAGGCGCTGTCGTGAAACAGGGACTGCGCCTTGGACCACACACATTGGTTGGAGCGGGGGCAGTCGTGGTGAAGGATTTCGGCGGTCATGGCGTTCTGGTGGGGACGCCGGCGCGGCTTGTGGAGTCCGCGGCATGA
- a CDS encoding acylneuraminate cytidylyltransferase family protein yields the protein MIGGKSVLGLIAARGGSKGVPGKNIFVVNGRPLIQWSIDAARASGYIDRLILSSDDSAIMDVARNAGCEVPFRRDAALASDTASAIDVVADALMRVPGYDIVVLLQPTSPLRIAADIDGAIELLVSSGAGACVTVREADEHPYWMFRLGDDGRLSRFAEPAGGMPLRRQDLPPAWSLNGAVYVADCGWFLQHRTFLSPATVGYPMPADRSLDIDTVADLELLQRILGEEVNGPLPSSP from the coding sequence ATGATCGGCGGAAAATCCGTGCTTGGCCTGATCGCCGCCCGCGGCGGATCGAAGGGCGTTCCCGGCAAGAACATCTTCGTGGTCAACGGGCGCCCGCTGATCCAGTGGAGCATCGATGCGGCGCGTGCATCGGGATATATCGACCGGCTGATCCTGTCTTCGGACGATTCCGCGATCATGGACGTTGCAAGAAATGCCGGCTGCGAAGTGCCTTTTCGCCGGGACGCTGCGCTCGCGAGCGATACTGCCAGCGCGATCGATGTCGTGGCGGACGCGCTGATGCGGGTACCCGGTTACGATATCGTCGTGCTGCTGCAGCCGACGTCGCCGTTGCGGATTGCCGCCGACATCGACGGGGCCATTGAGCTACTGGTGTCGAGCGGGGCCGGGGCCTGCGTGACGGTGCGCGAGGCCGATGAGCACCCTTACTGGATGTTTCGTCTCGGCGACGATGGAAGGCTCTCTCGTTTTGCGGAGCCCGCCGGCGGGATGCCGCTGCGCCGTCAGGATCTGCCGCCGGCATGGTCCTTGAATGGCGCGGTCTATGTGGCTGACTGCGGCTGGTTCCTTCAGCACCGGACGTTTCTTTCGCCAGCGACGGTTGGATATCCGATGCCGGCGGACAGGTCGCTCGATATCGACACAGTAGCCGACTTGGAACTGCTGCAAAGGATCTTAGGAGAAGAAGTCAATGGACCGTTACCCTCGTCACCGTGA
- a CDS encoding nucleotidyltransferase family protein, whose protein sequence is MKDWQQVLIGPMVPLRDALEKIDKAGTRMVLVVDETRRLLGSLSDGDIRRGLLRGLTLVDPVTSAMHVGPTTADASEGRQAILARMRKLGVYQMPIVGPGDVVVGMETVDDLLTTPARGNPVVIMAGGRGIRLAELTHETPKPMLKVGSRPLLETIVSNLALQGFSKIHLAVNYKAEQIERHFGDGSAFDVEISYLREERPMGTAGALSLLTKVPEQPLIVTNADLLTREDFGHMVDRHVEAKAHGTMAVRNYEMQVPFGVVREGEGGIEAIEEKPVQRFVVSAGMYVLSPQVLELIPQQQPVDMPTLFELMLRQGMQTRCHHIDGYWLDIGRMADYERANLDFAEIFG, encoded by the coding sequence ATGAAGGACTGGCAACAAGTTCTGATCGGCCCGATGGTGCCGCTGCGCGATGCACTGGAAAAAATCGACAAAGCGGGAACCCGCATGGTGCTTGTCGTCGACGAGACGCGGCGCCTGCTTGGCTCGCTCAGCGACGGCGATATTCGCCGCGGATTGCTGCGGGGGTTGACGCTTGTCGATCCCGTTACGTCGGCGATGCATGTTGGGCCGACCACGGCCGATGCCAGCGAGGGGCGACAGGCCATCCTGGCCCGGATGCGCAAACTGGGTGTCTACCAGATGCCGATCGTCGGTCCCGGCGATGTCGTCGTCGGCATGGAGACGGTCGACGACCTTCTGACGACACCGGCTCGCGGCAATCCGGTCGTCATCATGGCGGGCGGTCGCGGCATCAGACTGGCCGAACTGACCCATGAAACGCCGAAGCCGATGCTCAAGGTCGGCTCGCGCCCGCTGCTCGAAACCATTGTTTCCAACCTCGCCTTGCAGGGCTTCAGCAAGATCCATCTTGCGGTCAACTACAAGGCTGAACAGATCGAACGGCATTTCGGCGACGGTTCGGCATTCGACGTTGAAATCAGCTATTTACGCGAAGAACGGCCGATGGGAACCGCCGGCGCGCTCAGTCTGCTGACCAAGGTGCCGGAGCAGCCGTTGATCGTCACCAACGCGGACCTGCTGACCCGCGAGGATTTTGGCCACATGGTGGACCGTCACGTGGAAGCGAAAGCGCATGGGACGATGGCGGTGCGCAATTACGAGATGCAGGTTCCGTTCGGGGTCGTCCGGGAGGGCGAGGGCGGCATCGAGGCGATTGAGGAGAAACCTGTCCAGCGCTTTGTCGTCAGTGCGGGAATGTATGTGCTTTCACCGCAGGTGCTGGAGTTGATACCCCAGCAGCAGCCGGTCGACATGCCGACGCTGTTCGAATTGATGCTGAGACAGGGCATGCAGACGCGATGCCATCATATCGACGGCTACTGGCTCGACATCGGGCGGATGGCCGACTACGAACGCGCCAATCTCGATTTCGCCGAGATATTCGGATGA